A section of the Campylobacter concisus ATCC 51562 genome encodes:
- a CDS encoding efflux RND transporter periplasmic adaptor subunit, with protein MKKLIILMILGIFSFASEEIFADFEVYAKQSSKLAFESSGKVDKIFVDVSSHVKKGDALAILDQSSLEIALKKAKNDLELAKNASEFAKNTLSKFTQVRDVTSKQEFDEVKYKFDEAILRVQSAQIAILNAQDRLKKAVLKAPFDGVIASKNIELGEGVSPLSPAFVLNSNEAKILIAIDEKYVDLVKVGDTFKFKLDAISEEKEVKIALIYPEIKRDTRKFYAQAYDSGLKPGMFGQGKVIIGENK; from the coding sequence TTGAAAAAGCTGATAATTTTAATGATACTTGGCATTTTTTCATTTGCTAGTGAGGAAATTTTTGCTGATTTTGAAGTCTATGCTAAGCAAAGCTCAAAGCTTGCATTTGAAAGCAGTGGCAAGGTGGATAAAATTTTTGTAGATGTTTCAAGTCATGTTAAAAAGGGTGACGCTTTAGCTATTCTTGATCAAAGTAGCTTAGAAATCGCTCTAAAAAAGGCAAAAAATGATCTTGAGCTGGCAAAAAATGCTAGTGAATTTGCAAAAAATACTTTAAGTAAATTTACTCAAGTAAGAGATGTCACTTCAAAACAAGAATTTGACGAGGTAAAGTATAAATTTGATGAAGCGATACTTCGGGTTCAAAGTGCTCAAATTGCCATTTTAAATGCGCAAGATCGCCTTAAAAAAGCTGTTTTAAAGGCTCCATTTGATGGCGTTATCGCTAGTAAAAATATTGAGCTTGGAGAGGGAGTTTCGCCGCTTAGTCCAGCTTTTGTTTTAAACTCAAACGAAGCAAAAATTTTAATAGCAATCGACGAAAAATATGTAGATTTGGTAAAAGTTGGTGATACATTTAAATTTAAACTTGACGCAATAAGTGAAGAAAAAGAGGTAAAAATCGCGCTAATTTACCCAGAAATTAAGCGAGATACTAGGAAATTTTACGCCCAGGCTTATGATAGCGGGCTAAAGCCAGGCATGTTTGGTCAAGGAAAAGTGATAATCGGCGAAAATAAATGA